One region of Alosa alosa isolate M-15738 ecotype Scorff River chromosome 1, AALO_Geno_1.1, whole genome shotgun sequence genomic DNA includes:
- the LOC125302364 gene encoding aquaporin-1-like yields MMSEIKSKAFWRAVLAELLGMTLFIFLSITAAIGNDQLDEVKTSLAFGLAIATLAQSLGHISGAHLNPAVTLGLLASCQISVLRAVMYMAAQMLGATVASGIIYGVRPDTNNKLGVNSLSGVTPSQGIGIELLATFQLVLCVIATTDKRRRDVTGSAPLAIGLSVALGHLTAISFTGCGINPARSFGPAVVTSNFANHWVYWVGPMCGGVAAALVYDFLLYPKTDDFPDRMKVLMSGPAKDYDVNGAEDPTGVELTSK; encoded by the exons ATGATGAGCGAGATCAAAAGCAAGGCATTCTGGAGGGCCGTGCTGGCCGAGTTGCTGGGCATGACCCTCTTTATCTTTCTCAGCATCACGGCCGCCATCGGCAACGACCAGCTGGATGAGGTGAAGACGTCGCTGGCCTTCGGCCTGGCCATCGCCACGCTGGCCCAGAGCCTGGGCCACATCAGCGGCGCCCACCTGAACCCGGCCGTCACGCTGGGCTTGCTGGCCAGCTGTCAGATCAGCGTGCTGCGCGCGGTCATGTATATGGCGGCACAGATGCTGGGAGCCACCGTGGCTAGCGGGATCATCTATGGAGTGCGGCCGGACACCAACAACAAGCTCGGAGTGAACAGT ctTTCTGGTGTGACCCCAAGTCAAGGTATTGGCATCGAGCTACTGGCCACCTTCCAGCTCGTCCTGTGTGTCATAGCAACCACAGATAAAAGACGGCGGGATGTGACAGGTTCCGCCCCCCTGGCCATTGGTCTCTCTGTTGCTCTGGGCCACTTGACAGCC ATAAGTTTCACTGGGTGTGGCATCAATCCTGCTCGGTCCTTTGGTCCTGCCGTCGTTACGAGCAATTTCGCAAATCACTGG GTGTACTGGGTCGGGCCCATGTGTGGAGGCGTGGCTGCTGCTCTCGTGTATGACTTCCTGCTATATCCAAAAACGGACGATTTCCCCGACCGCATGAAGGTGCTCATGAGCGGACCGGCTAAAGACTACGATGTCAACGGGGCAGAGGACCCCACAGGAGTTGAGCTGACGTCAAAGTGA